The genomic interval CTATCAGTCTGGTGAGATATGTGGGGAATATTCTGCAGGGAGATCTGGGTACTTCTATCTTTAGAGACGTTCCAGTGGAACATCTGATAATGAGAGTCCTGCCCTATACAATCATGCTTACCCTGAGTGCCATGTTTTTAGCCGTAATTCTGGGTATAGGGCTGGGAATTATCTCATCGGCCTATGAGAATACCTGGCTCGATAAAATTATAACTTTCATGGTTTTGATATGGGCCTCTGTTCCCAACTTTATCTGGGCTGTATTGTTTGTATTGATCTTCTCTTTGAGATTGGGATGGCTGCCGGTTACCGGGGGAGGAGAACCCGGAAATCTGCTGGATCAGATCTATCATTTGATCGGACCTGCAATAGCTCTGTCTCTGACCTGGGCTGGCTATATAGCCCGTATTGTCAGGAGCTCTATGCTTGAAACTCTGCAGGAAGACTTTATTACCACGGAGAAATCTTTTGGCCTGCCTATGTCTCTAATTTTTTATAAATATGCTTTGAAAAGAGCCATCAAGCCGGCAATAGCAGTAATAGCACTGGGGCTTGGTCGGCTGCTGGGCGGGGCTGTATTTATCGAGGTGATATTTTCTCGTCCCGGTCTGGGCCAGCTGCTTGTCGATGCCATCGAGATGCGCAATTTGCCGGTGATACGAGGAGGCGTACTGGTCGCTGCTCTGCTCTTTGTTCTGGCCAATATGTTGGCAGATATTTCTTATGCCTATTTCGATCCCCGGATTAGATATGAATGAAATATACAATCAACTGTTTGAGGTGAATATTTATGCAGATATCTGCAAGAGGGCTTTCTCGCCTTCGCAGGAAGATAGCGAGATATTTGAGCATAATGAAATCAGATTACCGCACCTACTTCGGCGGTGCCCTGATTTTCATATTTTTGTTCACAGGTATACTTGCTCCTCTGCTTGCCCCTCACAATCCCTATGAACAGGATGTAACAAGAAGACTTCAATCACCCTCGCGACAGCATCTGGCAGGAACAGACGAGCTCGGCCGCGATATCTTCAGCCGGATTATTTATGCCTTTCGTATTTCTATTATGGTCTCTTTTGGAGGGGTTTTAATTTCAGTTACGATGGGAATCATGCTGGGCACGGCCGCAGCTTATTTTGGCGGTTTTATAGACAATGCCCTGCTTCTTTTATTTGACATTATCAGAGCTTTTCCGCCCATAATTCTCATCCTTTCTCTGGTCGCGGTGGTTGGGCCTTCGATTCGCAATATAATAATTATACTGGGAATCACTATTATGCCGCGTTACGGCCGGGTGGTAAGGGCCGAAACCCTTTCTGTCAAAGAAGAAGATTATGTAACCGCGGCGCGAACCATCGGAGCTAACTCCCCCCGCATACTCTTCAAAGAAATACTGCCCAATGTCTTTCCTTCGGTGCTGGTGCTGTCTGGTATGGATATGGCCTCAATGATAATGTGGGAAGCGGGATTATCATTTCTGGGTTTTGGGGTGCAGCCTCCTGCAACCAGCTGGGGACTGATGCTGAGACAGGGATATGACTTCATCCAGATTTTGCCTCACATGATATTGTTTCCTGCTTTCTGTATATCTCTGACCATGCTAGGATTTTCTACCTTCAGCGAATCAATCAGGAGAGCTTTAAATCCCAAAACGAGCTCTCCGGTAGAAGCCGAAACAGATGAGGGGATGTCATAAATGTCTGAAGACAGCACGATACTGCATATAGATGGATTGTCCGTGGAATACCATACCCGTCACGGCAGCGCCCGGGCCCTCAATAATATTACTTTTTCTCTGGCGGAACAGGAAATTTTCGGGCTGGTGGGGGAGAGCGGCAGCGGCAAATCTACCACCGCCAAAACTATTCTCCAGATACTGCCTGAGGCCGCTGAAATAGAGGGCGGCCGCATATTGTTCAAGGAGGAGGATCTGCTCACTCTGGACGAAAAAGAGATCAATCGTGATTATCGCGGCAACGAAATTTCCATGGTTATCCAGAACCCTCAAAACGCCCTCAATCCTGTTTTTACAGTAAAGGAACAGCTGCTGGATGTGATGAAACATAATAAAGGATATCAGGCTATGAATAAAAAGCAGATGACTGAGAGGGCTGTGGAGATGCTGGCCGAGATGGGAATAGCCGAAGCTGAATCGCGGATCGGAGAATATCCTCATCAGTTCAGCGGCGGTATGAAACAGAGAGTGATGCTGGCCATGGCTTTTATCTGTAATCCTTCCCTGCTGCTGGCCGACGAACCCACAACGGCTCTGGATGTAACCATAGAAGCTCAGATTTTGCAGCTTCTTAGGAATAGTGTCGATAAGTTTAATACTTCTGTGCTGTATATAACTCATGATCTAAGCGTCATCAAAGAAGTGACTGATCGAACTGCGGTCATGTACGCCGGTAATATAGTGGAAATCGCTCCCACTGAAGAGATTTTTTCCGAGCCCGGACATCCCTATACCCGGGGGCTTATCAGGTGTATCCCCGGAAGCAGCGAGCGCGATAAAATACTGCCCACCATTCCCGGCAGGGTGGCTTCGCTCACAGATCTTCCTCCCGGATGTAATTTTTACGACAGATGCGAACACGGGCAGAAAGTGTGTCAGAAAAAGCAACCGCAGCTGGAACAGGCCGATGATGGCCATTATGTCGCCTGCTTTCGATATGAATATTTGTCCTCCGAGGTGAAGCAGCAATGAATTTAGTGGAGATAAAAGATCTGCATGTTCATTTCACCAAAGAAGCAGGAGTTCTGGACAGAATACTGGGCAAAAGTTCTCAAAAAATCTATGCCGTTGATGGGGTGACTTTAAAGATACCTGCCAAAACTACATTCGGTCTTGTGGGAGAGAGCGGTTGCGGCAAAAGTACGGTTGCTAATTCTCTGCTGCAGCTGGTGGATCCTGAAGCAGGGGAGATAATCTTTGAGGGAGAGAATATAATTGAAGCTGACCGACAGAAAACAAAACAGCTGCGTCGGCGAATGCAGTTGATCTTTCAGGACCCAATTTCTTCGCTGAATCCCCGCAAGACGGCAGAAGAAATTCTGGAAGCACCTTTTAGAATTCATCCCGATCTAAAAAAATCGGTGGAGAGCCTGGATGAAGAGATCGATCGACTTTTTGAAATGGTAGATCTTTCGCGCCAGGCCAGGCATAAATTCCCCCATGAATTCAGCACAGGTCAGG from Halarsenatibacter silvermanii carries:
- a CDS encoding ABC transporter permease → MVKYALKRLLWLVPTLLGVLFFLFSMTYMLPGDPADIILGPRATPEMVAQMNQRLGLDQPWPISLVRYVGNILQGDLGTSIFRDVPVEHLIMRVLPYTIMLTLSAMFLAVILGIGLGIISSAYENTWLDKIITFMVLIWASVPNFIWAVLFVLIFSLRLGWLPVTGGGEPGNLLDQIYHLIGPAIALSLTWAGYIARIVRSSMLETLQEDFITTEKSFGLPMSLIFYKYALKRAIKPAIAVIALGLGRLLGGAVFIEVIFSRPGLGQLLVDAIEMRNLPVIRGGVLVAALLFVLANMLADISYAYFDPRIRYE
- a CDS encoding ABC transporter ATP-binding protein; its protein translation is MNLVEIKDLHVHFTKEAGVLDRILGKSSQKIYAVDGVTLKIPAKTTFGLVGESGCGKSTVANSLLQLVDPEAGEIIFEGENIIEADRQKTKQLRRRMQLIFQDPISSLNPRKTAEEILEAPFRIHPDLKKSVESLDEEIDRLFEMVDLSRQARHKFPHEFSTGQARRIGIARALSLRPDLLVCDEPTAGLDVSIKAAVINLMIRLQEELDLTYLWISHDLHVVKHISDRLGVMYLGKMMEKGDSDVIFREPLHPYTSALFRSSPGVESDEKENFVLEGEVPSPINPPPGCSFHPRCQHAMDVCRQQEPDLQKIDERLVACHLYD
- a CDS encoding ABC transporter ATP-binding protein, with amino-acid sequence MSEDSTILHIDGLSVEYHTRHGSARALNNITFSLAEQEIFGLVGESGSGKSTTAKTILQILPEAAEIEGGRILFKEEDLLTLDEKEINRDYRGNEISMVIQNPQNALNPVFTVKEQLLDVMKHNKGYQAMNKKQMTERAVEMLAEMGIAEAESRIGEYPHQFSGGMKQRVMLAMAFICNPSLLLADEPTTALDVTIEAQILQLLRNSVDKFNTSVLYITHDLSVIKEVTDRTAVMYAGNIVEIAPTEEIFSEPGHPYTRGLIRCIPGSSERDKILPTIPGRVASLTDLPPGCNFYDRCEHGQKVCQKKQPQLEQADDGHYVACFRYEYLSSEVKQQ
- a CDS encoding ABC transporter permease; the protein is MKSDYRTYFGGALIFIFLFTGILAPLLAPHNPYEQDVTRRLQSPSRQHLAGTDELGRDIFSRIIYAFRISIMVSFGGVLISVTMGIMLGTAAAYFGGFIDNALLLLFDIIRAFPPIILILSLVAVVGPSIRNIIIILGITIMPRYGRVVRAETLSVKEEDYVTAARTIGANSPRILFKEILPNVFPSVLVLSGMDMASMIMWEAGLSFLGFGVQPPATSWGLMLRQGYDFIQILPHMILFPAFCISLTMLGFSTFSESIRRALNPKTSSPVEAETDEGMS